The following are encoded together in the Meriones unguiculatus strain TT.TT164.6M chromosome 16, Bangor_MerUng_6.1, whole genome shotgun sequence genome:
- the Neurl3 gene encoding E3 ubiquitin-protein ligase NEURL3 isoform X1, whose amino-acid sequence MGSHLSPEANAEVPREALSFHGDATGAQVHLDDLRSTACRRSTFHDGIVFSQRPVWPGERVALRVLRHEDGWCGGLRVGFTRLDPAQVAASCLPPFVCPDLEEQSPTWAALLPEGFVRAGNVVCFWVNRRGWLFAKVNAGRPLLLRKDVLVQGAPLWAVMDVYGTTKAIELLDPKADTWTASGEAALQPEVTAGEECVICFHNTANTRLIPCGHSQFCGSCAWHIFKDTARCPMCRWQIEEVVVAPSLKTGEGS is encoded by the exons ATGGGTTCCCATCTCAGCCCTGAGGCCA ACGCCGAGGTGCCCCGCGAGGCCCTCAGCTTCCACGGGGACGCCACGGGCGCGCAGGTGCATCTGGATGACCTGAGGAGCACAGCGTGCAGGCGCTCCACGTTCCACGACGGCATCGTGTTCAGCCAGCGGCCCGTGTGGCCCGGTGAGCGCGTGGCGCTGCGTGTGCTGCGACACGAGGATGGCTGGTGCGGCGGCCTGCGAGTGGGCTTCACGCGCCTGGACCCCGCACAAGTGGCCGCTTCCTGCCTGCCGCCCTTCGTGTGCCCTGACCTGGAGGAGCAGAGCCCCACGTGGGCAGCGCTGCTCCCGGAGGGCTTCGTTCGTGCGGGGAATGTCGTCTGCTTTTGGGTGAACCGCAGAGGCTGGCTCTTCGCCAAGGTCAACGCTGGCCGCCCCCTCTTGCTGCGCAAAGACGTGCTGGTCCAGGGCGCCCCGCTCTGGGCGGTGATGGATGTGTACGGGACCACGAAAGCCATTGAGCTGCTGG ATCCCAAAGCGGACACCTGGACCGCCAGTGGGGAGGCTGCGCTGCAGCCTGAAG TCACAGCAGGAGAGGAGTGTGTCATCTGCTTCCACAACACCGCCAACACCCGCCTCATCCCCTGCGGTCACTCTCAGTTCTGTGGCTCCTGTGCCTGGCACATCTTCAAAGACACGGCCAGATGCCCCATGTGTCGCTGGCAGATTGAGGAAGTGGTTGTAGCGCCTTCACTGAAGACTGGGGAAGGCTCCTGA
- the Neurl3 gene encoding E3 ubiquitin-protein ligase NEURL3 isoform X2, with protein MGSPLCPTDAEVPREALSFHGDATGAQVHLDDLRSTACRRSTFHDGIVFSQRPVWPGERVALRVLRHEDGWCGGLRVGFTRLDPAQVAASCLPPFVCPDLEEQSPTWAALLPEGFVRAGNVVCFWVNRRGWLFAKVNAGRPLLLRKDVLVQGAPLWAVMDVYGTTKAIELLDPKADTWTASGEAALQPEVTAGEECVICFHNTANTRLIPCGHSQFCGSCAWHIFKDTARCPMCRWQIEEVVVAPSLKTGEGS; from the exons ATGGGCTCCCCACTCTGCCCCACAGACGCCGAGGTGCCCCGCGAGGCCCTCAGCTTCCACGGGGACGCCACGGGCGCGCAGGTGCATCTGGATGACCTGAGGAGCACAGCGTGCAGGCGCTCCACGTTCCACGACGGCATCGTGTTCAGCCAGCGGCCCGTGTGGCCCGGTGAGCGCGTGGCGCTGCGTGTGCTGCGACACGAGGATGGCTGGTGCGGCGGCCTGCGAGTGGGCTTCACGCGCCTGGACCCCGCACAAGTGGCCGCTTCCTGCCTGCCGCCCTTCGTGTGCCCTGACCTGGAGGAGCAGAGCCCCACGTGGGCAGCGCTGCTCCCGGAGGGCTTCGTTCGTGCGGGGAATGTCGTCTGCTTTTGGGTGAACCGCAGAGGCTGGCTCTTCGCCAAGGTCAACGCTGGCCGCCCCCTCTTGCTGCGCAAAGACGTGCTGGTCCAGGGCGCCCCGCTCTGGGCGGTGATGGATGTGTACGGGACCACGAAAGCCATTGAGCTGCTGG ATCCCAAAGCGGACACCTGGACCGCCAGTGGGGAGGCTGCGCTGCAGCCTGAAG TCACAGCAGGAGAGGAGTGTGTCATCTGCTTCCACAACACCGCCAACACCCGCCTCATCCCCTGCGGTCACTCTCAGTTCTGTGGCTCCTGTGCCTGGCACATCTTCAAAGACACGGCCAGATGCCCCATGTGTCGCTGGCAGATTGAGGAAGTGGTTGTAGCGCCTTCACTGAAGACTGGGGAAGGCTCCTGA